The proteins below are encoded in one region of Micromonospora pisi:
- a CDS encoding response regulator yields the protein MTRVLVVDDEPQILRALRINLRARRYEVAVAADGADALRLAASQHPDLVVLDLGLPDMDGVEVIRGLRGWTNVPIIVLSGRAGSQDKVLALDAGADDYVTKPFGVDELLARVRAVTRRTAGAGETVAAVRVGRYTVDMAARTVRADDGREVRLTPTEWHLLEILIRNPGRLVSQRQLLHDVWGPQYQSETNYLRQYMAQLRRKLEDDPARPRHLLTEPGMGYRFQPE from the coding sequence GTGACCCGGGTCCTGGTCGTCGACGACGAGCCGCAGATCCTGCGCGCGCTCCGGATCAACCTGCGGGCCCGGCGCTACGAGGTGGCGGTCGCCGCCGACGGGGCGGACGCGCTGCGGTTGGCCGCCAGTCAGCATCCGGACCTGGTCGTACTCGACCTGGGCCTGCCGGACATGGACGGGGTGGAGGTGATCCGTGGGCTGCGCGGCTGGACCAACGTACCGATCATCGTGCTCTCCGGGCGGGCCGGCAGCCAGGACAAGGTGCTCGCCCTCGACGCGGGGGCGGACGACTATGTCACCAAGCCGTTCGGCGTCGACGAACTGCTGGCCAGGGTACGGGCGGTGACCCGGCGCACCGCCGGGGCGGGGGAGACGGTAGCGGCGGTGCGGGTCGGCCGGTACACCGTCGACATGGCCGCCCGGACGGTCCGTGCCGACGACGGGCGGGAGGTACGCCTCACCCCGACCGAATGGCACCTGTTGGAGATCCTGATTCGCAACCCCGGCCGCTTGGTCAGCCAGCGCCAGTTGCTGCATGACGTCTGGGGACCGCAGTACCAGTCCGAGACGAACTACCTGCGCCAGTACATGGCCCAGTTGCGACGCAAGCTCGAGGACGACCCGGCGCGCCCGCGTCACCTGCTCACCGAACCGGGGATGGGCTACCGGTTCCAGCCCGAGTAG
- a CDS encoding potassium-transporting ATPase subunit C, protein MRLPSWIAQHLAAFRAVLVFTALLGLAYPLAMVAVAQIPGLHSRAEGSLVQTADGKTVGSRLIGQLFTDADGNPVTRYFQSRPSAAGDGYDPTSTSASNLGPESVVDTLAANPDDASQSLLTQVCERSKAIGELEGVSGARPFCTPDGVGAVLVVFHRDGLTGPVTRAVSVNEACPATPFVTTYEGVTVECAQIDADYSGGIVTPIRGTAPADPAVPADAVTASASGLDPDISQAYARLQAPRIARERGTDVGTVRGLIDKYTTERALGFMGEPAVNVLELNLALDRQFPSNS, encoded by the coding sequence ATGCGTCTACCTTCCTGGATCGCCCAGCATCTGGCCGCGTTCCGCGCGGTGCTGGTCTTCACCGCCCTGCTCGGCCTCGCCTATCCACTCGCCATGGTCGCGGTCGCGCAGATTCCCGGACTGCACAGCCGGGCCGAGGGCTCCCTGGTGCAGACCGCCGACGGCAAAACGGTCGGCAGCCGGCTGATCGGGCAGCTCTTCACCGACGCCGACGGCAACCCGGTGACGCGCTACTTCCAGAGCCGCCCGTCGGCCGCCGGTGACGGCTACGACCCGACCTCCACCAGCGCCAGCAACCTTGGCCCGGAGAGCGTCGTGGACACCCTCGCCGCCAACCCGGACGACGCCTCGCAGAGCCTGCTGACCCAGGTCTGCGAGCGGAGCAAGGCGATCGGCGAACTCGAAGGGGTGAGCGGCGCCCGGCCGTTCTGCACCCCCGACGGGGTCGGCGCGGTGCTGGTGGTCTTCCACCGGGACGGCCTGACCGGTCCGGTCACCCGGGCGGTCAGCGTCAACGAGGCCTGCCCGGCGACCCCGTTCGTCACCACCTACGAGGGGGTGACCGTGGAGTGCGCGCAGATCGACGCGGACTACAGCGGCGGGATCGTCACCCCGATCCGTGGCACCGCGCCGGCCGACCCGGCGGTGCCGGCCGACGCCGTCACCGCCAGCGCCAGCGGGCTCGACCCGGACATCAGCCAGGCGTACGCCCGGCTGCAGGCGCCGCGGATCGCGCGGGAGCGCGGTACCGACGTCGGCACCGTACGGGGGCTGATCGACAAGTACACCACCGAGCGGGCCCTGGGCTTCATGGGCGAGCCGGCGGTGAACGTACTCGAGCTCAACCTCGCCCTGGACCGACAGTTCCCCAGCAACAGCTGA
- a CDS encoding sensor histidine kinase → MARGQLRIHLGAAPGVGKTYAMLEEAHRRAERGTDVVVGFAETHGRKHTAAMLGDLEIVPRRTMTYRGVEFTEMDVDAVLARRPEIAVVDELAHTNVPGSRNEKRWQDVQELLDAGIDVLSTVNIQHLESLNDVVEQITGITQRETLPDDVVRRAEQVELVDMTPEALRRRMAHGNIYRADKIDAALGNYFRVGNLTALRELALLWLADKVDDQLDRYRSEHDIGATWEARERVVVALTGGPEGETLIRRAARVAARTPKGAELLAVHVSRSDGLTGVDPTQLAKQRVLVESLGGTYHQVVGADIATALLDFARGVNASQVVLGASRRGRLAQIFSRGVGVTTVALSGSIDVHLVTHEQIGHGRRPPSVTSALSRRRRLTGFGLAAIGIPVLTVLLRLLANDLSLASDILLFLGMVIAVALVGGLWPALLAAVAASLVINYFFTPPLHAFTISQRENLLALVVFLLVAAAVSAVVDLAARRTREAARASADAQTLAVVAGSVLRGARPLTALLERLQETFGLTSVTLLERAPETASGPDRQRDPRAWRVVATVGSTPCLTPSGGDVEVRAAEDLSLVLCGRVLDAADRRVVEAFAAQAALALRQDRLAEEAATARPLAEADRMRTALLAAVSHDLRTPLASAKAAVTSLRSHEVEFDESDREELLATAEESLDRLTRLVANLLDMSRLQAGVLGLSLTPIGLEDAVPPVLDEMGEPARQVQVSLPAHLRAVSADPGLLERVLVNLVANALRFSPPDRPPSISASEHGGLVELRVADYGPGLPKEQWEQAFMPFQRTGDRDNHNGVGLGLALSRGLAEAMGGTLVPEDTPGGGLTMVLSLPAAEGEHE, encoded by the coding sequence GTGGCACGTGGACAACTGCGCATCCATCTCGGGGCCGCCCCCGGCGTGGGCAAGACGTACGCGATGTTGGAGGAGGCGCACCGCCGCGCCGAGCGGGGCACCGACGTGGTGGTCGGATTCGCCGAGACCCACGGCCGCAAGCACACCGCGGCGATGCTCGGTGACCTGGAGATCGTGCCCCGGCGGACGATGACCTACCGGGGTGTCGAGTTCACCGAGATGGACGTCGACGCGGTGCTCGCCCGCCGGCCGGAGATCGCGGTGGTGGACGAACTCGCCCACACCAACGTGCCCGGCTCACGTAACGAGAAGCGCTGGCAGGACGTACAGGAACTGCTCGACGCCGGAATCGACGTGCTCTCCACGGTCAACATCCAGCACCTGGAGTCGCTCAACGACGTCGTCGAGCAGATCACCGGCATCACTCAGCGGGAGACCCTCCCGGACGACGTGGTGCGCCGGGCCGAGCAGGTCGAGCTGGTCGACATGACCCCGGAGGCCCTGCGCCGGCGGATGGCGCACGGCAACATCTACCGCGCCGACAAGATCGACGCGGCGCTCGGCAACTACTTCCGGGTCGGCAACCTGACCGCGCTGCGCGAGCTGGCGCTGCTCTGGCTCGCGGACAAGGTCGACGACCAGCTCGACCGCTACCGCAGCGAGCACGACATCGGCGCCACCTGGGAGGCGCGTGAGCGGGTGGTGGTGGCGCTCACCGGTGGCCCGGAGGGCGAGACCCTGATCCGCCGCGCCGCCCGGGTCGCGGCCCGTACGCCCAAGGGCGCCGAACTGCTCGCCGTACACGTCAGCCGCAGCGACGGCCTGACCGGCGTCGACCCCACCCAACTCGCCAAACAACGGGTACTGGTGGAGAGCCTCGGCGGCACCTACCACCAGGTGGTGGGCGCCGACATCGCCACCGCGCTGCTCGACTTCGCCCGTGGGGTGAACGCCAGCCAGGTCGTGCTCGGCGCGAGCCGGCGCGGTCGGCTGGCGCAGATCTTCTCCCGTGGCGTCGGGGTGACCACGGTGGCGCTCTCCGGGTCGATCGACGTACACCTGGTGACCCACGAGCAGATCGGTCACGGCCGTCGCCCACCCTCGGTCACCAGCGCGCTCTCCCGGCGGCGGCGACTGACCGGCTTCGGGTTGGCCGCGATCGGCATCCCGGTGCTGACGGTGCTGCTCCGGCTGCTCGCCAACGATCTTTCCCTGGCCAGCGACATCCTGCTCTTCCTCGGCATGGTGATCGCGGTGGCGCTGGTCGGCGGCCTCTGGCCGGCCCTGCTGGCGGCGGTGGCCGCCTCACTTGTGATCAACTACTTCTTCACCCCACCGCTGCACGCGTTCACCATCTCGCAACGGGAGAACCTGCTCGCACTGGTGGTGTTCCTCCTGGTCGCCGCAGCGGTCAGCGCGGTGGTTGACCTGGCCGCGCGGCGTACCCGGGAGGCGGCCCGGGCCAGCGCGGACGCCCAGACGCTCGCCGTGGTCGCCGGCAGCGTGCTGCGAGGCGCCCGGCCGTTGACCGCGCTCCTGGAACGGCTCCAGGAGACCTTCGGCCTCACCTCGGTCACCCTGCTCGAACGCGCCCCGGAGACGGCGTCCGGACCGGACCGGCAGCGCGACCCCCGGGCCTGGCGGGTGGTCGCCACCGTCGGTTCGACGCCCTGCCTCACCCCGTCCGGCGGGGACGTCGAGGTGCGCGCGGCGGAGGACCTCTCGCTGGTGCTCTGCGGCCGGGTGCTCGACGCCGCCGACCGGCGGGTGGTGGAGGCGTTCGCCGCACAGGCCGCGCTCGCCCTGCGGCAGGACCGCCTCGCCGAGGAGGCGGCGACGGCCCGGCCGCTGGCCGAGGCCGACCGGATGCGTACGGCGCTGCTCGCCGCGGTCAGCCATGACCTGCGTACGCCGTTGGCCTCGGCGAAGGCGGCGGTGACCAGCCTGCGCAGCCACGAGGTCGAGTTCGACGAGTCCGACCGGGAGGAGTTGCTCGCCACCGCGGAAGAGTCGCTCGACCGGTTGACCCGGCTGGTGGCGAACCTGCTGGACATGAGCCGGCTCCAGGCCGGCGTGCTCGGGCTGTCGCTGACCCCGATCGGGTTGGAGGACGCGGTCCCACCGGTGCTCGACGAGATGGGCGAGCCGGCCCGGCAGGTTCAGGTCAGCCTTCCCGCGCACCTGCGAGCGGTCTCGGCCGACCCGGGGTTGCTGGAGCGGGTACTGGTCAACCTGGTCGCCAACGCGTTGCGGTTCAGCCCGCCCGACCGGCCGCCCTCGATCTCGGCCAGCGAGCACGGCGGGCTGGTCGAGCTCCGCGTCGCCGACTACGGCCCCGGGCTGCCGAAGGAGCAGTGGGAGCAGGCGTTCATGCCGTTCCAGCGGACCGGTGATCGGGACAACCACAACGGTGTCGGCCTCGGGCTTGCCCTGTCCCGGGGGCTCGCCGAGGCGATGGGCGGCACACTTGTCCCCGAGGACACCCCAGGCGGAGGGCTGACGATGGTGCTCAGCCTGCCGGCGGCCGAAGGAGAACACGAATGA